Proteins from one Planctomyces sp. SH-PL62 genomic window:
- a CDS encoding inositol-3-phosphate synthase, giving the protein MARRRVGLWLVGAFGGVGTTITVGLAAMAKGLVDQTGLTTGLPAFRDLPLPAPGDFVVGGHEIRNTTFAASAEEFRAASGVFDASWLEACRDELAAASARVRPAPRYGLSPTVAKLGDWAADASAGTARQALERIEADLAAFVTAEKLDHLIVLNVSSTEPPFRTGAPHESLAALEAVLDRPGDPVLPSSALYALAAFRGGHTHLNFTPSLGGSFPAARELAERTGSLYGGKDGKTGETLMKTVLAPMFAARNFQVMSWVGHNIFGNRDGVVLDDPSNKSSKVETKDRVITEILGYKPASVVSIEYVPDMGDWKTAWDHIHFKGFLGTKMALQFTWQGCDSLLAAPLGVDLARLADFEKQRGGKGLMLHLSCFFKGPEGDPENDFFKQFARLEAYAAAAQAEATAESR; this is encoded by the coding sequence ATGGCGCGTCGGCGTGTTGGACTCTGGCTCGTGGGAGCCTTCGGCGGGGTTGGGACGACGATCACGGTGGGCCTCGCGGCGATGGCGAAGGGGCTCGTCGATCAGACCGGCCTGACGACCGGCCTCCCCGCGTTCCGCGACCTGCCCCTCCCCGCCCCCGGCGATTTCGTCGTCGGCGGGCATGAGATTCGGAACACGACGTTCGCCGCCTCGGCCGAGGAATTCCGCGCCGCGTCGGGGGTCTTCGACGCCTCCTGGCTGGAAGCCTGCCGCGACGAGCTGGCGGCGGCCTCCGCGCGGGTGCGGCCCGCCCCCCGATACGGCCTGAGCCCCACCGTCGCCAAGCTCGGCGACTGGGCCGCCGACGCCTCCGCCGGCACCGCTCGCCAGGCGCTCGAACGCATCGAGGCCGACCTCGCCGCGTTCGTAACCGCCGAGAAGCTCGACCACCTGATCGTCCTGAACGTCTCCAGCACCGAGCCCCCGTTCCGCACCGGGGCGCCCCACGAGTCCCTCGCCGCGCTGGAAGCCGTCCTGGACCGCCCCGGCGACCCGGTCCTGCCGTCGAGCGCGCTCTACGCCCTGGCGGCGTTCCGCGGCGGCCACACGCACCTGAACTTCACCCCCAGCCTGGGCGGGTCGTTCCCCGCCGCGCGAGAGCTGGCCGAGCGGACCGGCTCGCTCTACGGCGGCAAGGACGGCAAGACGGGCGAAACCCTCATGAAGACCGTGCTGGCGCCCATGTTCGCCGCGCGGAACTTCCAGGTGATGAGCTGGGTCGGCCACAACATCTTCGGCAACCGCGACGGCGTGGTGCTCGACGACCCCTCGAACAAGTCGTCCAAGGTCGAGACCAAGGACCGGGTCATCACCGAGATCCTCGGCTACAAGCCCGCCTCCGTCGTCTCGATCGAGTACGTCCCCGACATGGGCGACTGGAAGACGGCCTGGGACCACATCCACTTCAAGGGTTTCCTCGGCACCAAGATGGCCCTCCAGTTCACCTGGCAAGGCTGCGACAGCCTCCTCGCCGCCCCCCTCGGCGTCGACCTCGCCCGCCTCGCCGACTTCGAAAAGCAGCGCGGGGGCAAGGGCCTGATGCTCCACCTCTCCTGCTTCTTCAAGGGCCCCGAAGGCGACCCCGAGAACGACTTCTTCAAGCAGTTCGCCCGCCTCGAAGCCTACGCCGCCGCCGCCCAGGCCGAGGCGACGGCCGAGAGCCGCTGA
- a CDS encoding sugar phosphate isomerase/epimerase family protein, whose translation MKLAFSSNAYLKHPFDETAARIAAVGYDGLELLADVPHAWPAGLLEGPKRAIREAMRANGLAFSNINAFMMNAVADHRQPYWHPSFLEPDEAYRRVRIDHTRRALDLCAELGAPHITTEPGGPIPSGMSRAQAVDLFVETLKPLAEHAERLGVLLLIEPEPELLLETTDQYIEIHERVGSLALGLNFDVGHAYCMSEDLPRAIAALAPLTRHYHLEDIAATRVHHHMIPGDGVIDFAEVVDAIKRTGYDGWLTVELYPFQDDPDVAAKRAYDVLKPLVG comes from the coding sequence GTGAAACTCGCCTTCAGCTCCAACGCATATTTGAAGCATCCGTTCGACGAGACCGCGGCGCGGATCGCGGCGGTCGGCTACGACGGGCTCGAACTGCTGGCCGACGTCCCGCACGCCTGGCCCGCGGGCCTGCTGGAAGGGCCGAAGCGGGCGATCCGCGAGGCCATGCGGGCCAACGGGCTCGCGTTCTCGAACATCAACGCGTTCATGATGAACGCGGTGGCCGACCATCGCCAGCCCTACTGGCACCCCTCGTTCCTGGAGCCCGACGAGGCCTACCGCCGCGTCCGGATCGACCACACCCGCCGCGCGCTTGACCTCTGCGCCGAGCTGGGCGCCCCCCACATCACCACCGAGCCGGGCGGGCCGATCCCCTCGGGGATGTCCCGCGCCCAGGCCGTCGACCTCTTCGTCGAGACCCTCAAGCCCCTGGCCGAGCACGCCGAGAGGCTCGGCGTCCTGCTCCTGATCGAGCCCGAGCCTGAGCTGCTCCTGGAGACGACCGATCAGTATATCGAGATCCACGAGCGCGTCGGCTCGCTGGCGCTCGGGCTGAACTTCGACGTCGGCCACGCTTACTGCATGAGCGAGGATCTGCCCAGGGCGATCGCCGCGCTGGCCCCCCTGACCCGCCACTACCACCTGGAGGACATCGCGGCGACGCGGGTCCACCACCACATGATCCCCGGCGACGGCGTGATCGACTTCGCCGAGGTGGTCGACGCGATCAAGCGGACCGGCTACGACGGCTGGCTGACCGTCGAACTGTACCCGTTCCAGGACGACCCGGACGTCGCGGCGAAGCGGGCGTACGACGTCCTGAAGCCGCTGGTCGGATGA
- a CDS encoding UbiA family prenyltransferase yields MRTSIRSVLQLVRLPNVFTAAADSLAGWLLVGGALGDLAGWAPLAGASMALYAAGMALNDWFDLDVDRAERPERPLPSGKVAVGVAAAIGWGGLALGLLAAAFARGFASPTFAVAVALAGAIVGYNAGLKKTFLGPWAMGSCRAFNMLLGMSAAASLGGPIAWLAAAAFGTFVAGVTWISRSEAHGGETRNLIIGLSIQDLALLGLAAVSLAPGSFPEPWAGRPLIPLEGLLVLALAALAINAAASRAIREPSPALIRRAVKTGVLSLVWLDVALVASVRGPLPALAVAALWPPAFLLARRLYAT; encoded by the coding sequence ATGAGGACCTCGATCCGGTCGGTCCTCCAACTGGTCAGGCTTCCCAACGTCTTCACCGCGGCGGCCGACAGCCTCGCGGGCTGGCTGCTCGTCGGCGGGGCCCTCGGCGACCTCGCCGGCTGGGCGCCGCTGGCGGGGGCGTCGATGGCCCTCTACGCGGCGGGCATGGCGCTGAACGACTGGTTCGACCTCGACGTCGACCGCGCGGAGCGTCCCGAACGGCCGTTGCCGTCGGGCAAGGTGGCGGTCGGCGTCGCCGCCGCGATCGGCTGGGGAGGGCTTGCGCTGGGGCTGCTGGCGGCGGCCTTCGCGAGAGGCTTCGCGTCGCCGACGTTCGCGGTCGCCGTCGCGCTGGCCGGGGCGATCGTGGGCTACAACGCGGGCCTCAAGAAGACGTTCCTGGGCCCCTGGGCGATGGGCTCTTGTCGGGCGTTCAACATGCTGCTGGGCATGAGCGCGGCAGCCTCGCTGGGGGGGCCGATCGCCTGGCTGGCGGCGGCGGCGTTCGGGACGTTCGTCGCCGGCGTGACCTGGATCAGCCGTTCCGAGGCCCACGGCGGGGAGACCCGCAACCTGATCATCGGCCTGTCGATCCAGGATCTCGCGCTGCTCGGGCTGGCCGCCGTCTCGCTCGCGCCCGGGAGCTTCCCGGAGCCCTGGGCCGGTCGTCCCCTGATCCCGCTGGAGGGGCTGCTGGTCCTGGCCCTGGCGGCCCTGGCGATCAACGCGGCGGCCTCGCGGGCGATCCGAGAGCCCTCGCCGGCGCTCATCCGCCGCGCGGTGAAGACGGGCGTCCTGTCGCTCGTCTGGCTCGACGTCGCCCTCGTCGCCTCGGTTCGCGGCCCCCTGCCCGCCCTGGCCGTCGCGGCGCTCTGGCCACCCGCCTTCCTGCTGGCCCGCCGCCTCTACGCCACCTGA
- a CDS encoding sugar phosphate isomerase/epimerase family protein has translation MLLGYNTNGLAHHRLTDALRLMAEEGYQSVAITLDAGALDPYEDTAILARQTATVRELLDGLGLGRVVETGARFLLNPRTKHDPTLMDPDPVRRALRVDFLRRAIDLAVALDAGAVSFWSGVLRDGSSEDAALDRLAAALRPVIEHAETQGVRLAFEPEPGMFIDTFDRFARLDERIKHPLFDLTVDVGHVHCNEPRPVADYLREWGPRIANVHIEDMVVGVHEHLMFGEGTMDFPPILAAFREIGYTGGLHVELSRHSPMGAEALRGARTFLAPLLRP, from the coding sequence ATGCTCCTGGGTTACAACACCAACGGCCTGGCCCACCACCGCCTGACCGACGCCCTCCGTCTCATGGCCGAGGAAGGCTATCAAAGCGTCGCCATCACCCTCGACGCCGGGGCGCTCGACCCCTACGAGGACACGGCGATCCTGGCCCGCCAGACGGCGACCGTCCGCGAACTGCTCGACGGCCTGGGCCTCGGGCGCGTGGTCGAGACGGGGGCGAGGTTCCTGCTCAACCCCCGGACCAAGCACGACCCGACCTTGATGGACCCGGACCCGGTGCGACGCGCCCTCCGGGTCGATTTCCTCCGTCGCGCGATCGACCTGGCCGTCGCCCTCGACGCCGGGGCGGTCTCGTTCTGGTCGGGCGTCCTGCGCGACGGCTCGTCCGAGGACGCGGCGCTGGACCGCCTCGCCGCCGCGCTCCGGCCGGTGATCGAGCACGCCGAGACGCAGGGCGTCCGGCTCGCGTTCGAACCCGAACCGGGCATGTTCATCGACACGTTCGACCGCTTCGCCCGCCTCGACGAACGCATCAAGCATCCGCTGTTCGATTTGACCGTCGACGTCGGCCACGTCCACTGCAACGAGCCCCGTCCGGTCGCCGACTACCTCCGCGAATGGGGTCCCCGGATCGCCAACGTCCACATCGAGGACATGGTGGTGGGTGTCCACGAGCACCTGATGTTCGGCGAGGGGACGATGGACTTTCCTCCCATCCTGGCCGCATTCCGCGAGATCGGTTACACCGGCGGCCTGCACGTCGAGCTGAGCCGCCACAGCCCCATGGGCGCCGAAGCCCTGCGCGGCGCGAGAACTTTCCTCGCCCCCCTCCTCCGCCCGTAG
- a CDS encoding HEAT repeat domain-containing protein, translated as MRWTNAGRGVIVLAASAVAVGVGVYLLRDVLRPDDTVGGRVARLKSAWPATRREAAADLGRDTSDPETVVPALIAALDDRDADVRGDVLDALGAFGEAARPAASKAAEVLEGDDAAGVRRRAAALLGVVHDPASTPALMEALDDPDPTVRAEAVRSLGRFGTRGKTPPTLPINIDALTDALRAALDADQPDELRSAAVDALDSFSGGDERIAQALADAAVEDPSPAVRKKALSLLRPEYPATVPALVAAVDDPDAQVLLEATAKLAQIGMADDRTVPALCRAALRADDRSREGVGMNLAQLILERGGVSTPADVQTRRYEAAVGDLRRVAEEPAAAGRAAAVTVLCRIAATYEKSQDPALLGPARAALDAVVARIDDQADQPELRLHAMDQWELARTFAQHRDASGRGGRDDDLTWEARWIGAMGRCLASPVPDIRRKAASILQDGLRDGTGSPSLRNAWREVVPKVVAALDGDGLDVRLQLLEVLTALGPEAAPALPELRSLAGREKDAEVHAAVGRAIASIASLDVLKAENPEERSAAAASLATLGWRAESAVPALIDALADPDAGVRVSVADALRNLGPAARTAERPMLDRLAAEPDPATRSTLLDALAAIAPGDPPVVQAHVAALHDPDPGVRATAARYRGLPADDAVIQALARNLADPEDSGRAAADALASQLFRSPAAVTEVIRALQGETAGPLVAALDERFATLSPVAESRAFRDDLDGFREVLTSAIPPLVEASTTVEAGPNRRAVYAILGRILGLSAISKNDADHEAVGPAVEPFLRVLADSPESDAELRTLVVDGLGGVPTRRPEAALTLLKELERAKAPEGRAEVLASLASLATHADDDPALLEAMTPAVPALSTLLESDEADVRLHGVRALGHLGPAALPAEAALKRLAEDDPRPDVRKTAEAAVKAVQGLARMPAAPPRNAGAGAGGGMMISQ; from the coding sequence ATGAGATGGACCAACGCGGGTCGCGGCGTGATCGTCCTTGCGGCGTCGGCGGTCGCCGTGGGAGTGGGCGTTTATCTGCTCCGGGACGTCCTCCGGCCCGACGACACGGTCGGCGGCCGCGTCGCCCGCCTGAAGAGCGCCTGGCCGGCGACGCGGCGGGAGGCGGCGGCGGATCTGGGGCGCGACACGTCCGATCCGGAGACGGTCGTCCCGGCCCTGATCGCCGCGCTCGACGATCGAGACGCCGACGTCAGGGGCGACGTCCTGGATGCGCTCGGAGCTTTCGGCGAGGCGGCCCGACCGGCGGCTTCGAAGGCGGCCGAAGTCCTCGAGGGGGACGACGCGGCGGGCGTCCGCCGCCGCGCGGCGGCCCTGCTGGGCGTCGTCCACGATCCCGCCTCGACCCCCGCCCTGATGGAAGCGCTCGACGACCCGGACCCGACCGTGAGGGCCGAAGCCGTCCGCAGCCTCGGCCGGTTCGGGACCCGAGGCAAGACCCCCCCGACGCTCCCGATCAACATCGACGCGCTGACCGATGCGCTGCGGGCGGCGCTCGACGCCGACCAGCCCGATGAGCTTCGTTCCGCGGCCGTCGACGCCCTGGACTCGTTCAGCGGCGGCGACGAGCGGATCGCCCAGGCCCTCGCCGACGCGGCCGTCGAGGACCCCAGCCCGGCGGTCCGCAAGAAGGCGTTGAGCCTGCTCCGGCCGGAGTACCCGGCCACGGTCCCGGCCCTGGTCGCGGCGGTGGACGACCCCGACGCCCAGGTCTTGCTGGAGGCGACAGCGAAGCTGGCCCAGATCGGCATGGCCGACGACCGCACCGTCCCCGCCCTTTGTCGCGCCGCGCTCCGCGCCGACGACCGCTCGCGCGAGGGGGTGGGCATGAACCTCGCGCAGCTGATCCTGGAGCGAGGAGGCGTTTCCACCCCGGCCGACGTGCAGACGAGGCGATACGAGGCCGCGGTGGGCGACCTTCGCCGAGTGGCCGAGGAGCCCGCCGCCGCCGGCCGCGCGGCGGCCGTCACGGTCCTCTGCCGGATCGCCGCCACCTATGAGAAGTCGCAGGACCCGGCGCTCCTCGGCCCCGCGAGGGCCGCGCTCGACGCGGTCGTGGCCCGGATCGACGACCAGGCCGACCAGCCGGAATTGCGGCTCCACGCGATGGACCAGTGGGAACTGGCCCGGACCTTCGCCCAGCATCGCGACGCCAGCGGCCGGGGGGGCCGGGACGACGACCTGACCTGGGAGGCGAGGTGGATCGGGGCGATGGGCCGTTGCCTTGCCAGCCCCGTGCCGGACATCCGCCGCAAGGCCGCGTCGATCCTCCAGGACGGCCTCCGCGACGGCACGGGCTCCCCCTCGCTCCGCAACGCCTGGCGGGAGGTCGTCCCCAAGGTAGTCGCCGCGCTCGACGGCGACGGGCTCGACGTGCGCCTGCAACTCCTGGAGGTCCTGACCGCGCTCGGGCCGGAGGCCGCCCCGGCCCTCCCGGAACTCCGCTCGCTGGCCGGGCGCGAGAAGGACGCCGAGGTCCACGCGGCCGTCGGCCGCGCGATCGCGTCCATCGCCAGCCTCGACGTCCTGAAGGCCGAGAATCCGGAGGAGCGATCGGCGGCGGCCGCGTCCCTGGCGACGCTCGGCTGGCGGGCCGAGTCGGCCGTCCCGGCGCTGATCGACGCCCTGGCCGATCCCGACGCCGGCGTCAGGGTCTCCGTCGCCGACGCCCTGCGAAACCTCGGGCCGGCCGCCCGGACCGCCGAACGTCCGATGCTCGACCGGCTCGCCGCCGAGCCCGACCCCGCGACGCGGTCGACGCTCCTCGACGCCCTGGCAGCCATCGCCCCAGGCGACCCTCCGGTCGTCCAGGCCCACGTCGCCGCCCTCCACGACCCCGATCCCGGCGTCCGCGCGACGGCCGCACGCTACCGAGGGCTCCCGGCCGATGACGCCGTGATCCAGGCCCTCGCGAGGAACCTGGCCGATCCCGAAGACTCGGGCCGCGCGGCGGCCGACGCGTTGGCCTCGCAGCTCTTCCGAAGCCCGGCCGCCGTGACCGAGGTCATCCGCGCCCTCCAGGGCGAGACGGCGGGACCACTGGTCGCCGCCCTCGACGAGCGGTTCGCGACGCTCTCGCCCGTGGCCGAAAGCCGGGCGTTCCGGGACGATCTCGATGGGTTCCGCGAGGTCCTCACGTCGGCGATCCCCCCCCTGGTCGAGGCCTCGACGACGGTGGAAGCCGGCCCGAATCGGCGGGCCGTCTATGCGATCCTGGGCCGAATCCTCGGGTTGTCCGCGATCTCCAAGAACGACGCCGATCACGAAGCCGTCGGCCCGGCGGTCGAACCGTTCCTTCGTGTCCTGGCCGATTCCCCCGAGTCCGACGCCGAGCTTCGCACGCTGGTGGTCGACGGCCTGGGCGGCGTCCCCACGCGACGGCCCGAGGCCGCGCTGACGCTTCTCAAGGAACTCGAACGGGCAAAGGCCCCGGAAGGCCGGGCCGAGGTGCTCGCGTCGCTGGCGAGCCTGGCGACCCACGCCGACGACGACCCCGCGCTGCTCGAGGCGATGACCCCGGCCGTTCCGGCGCTTTCGACGCTCCTCGAAAGCGACGAGGCCGACGTCCGCCTGCATGGCGTCCGCGCCCTGGGGCACCTCGGCCCCGCCGCGCTTCCCGCCGAGGCCGCCCTGAAACGGCTGGCCGAGGACGATCCCCGCCCCGACGTCCGCAAGACCGCCGAAGCGGCGGTCAAGGCCGTCCAGGGCCTCGCCCGGATGCCCGCCGCCCCGCCGCGAAACGCCGGGGCCGGGGCGGGAGGCGGGATGATGATCTCCCAGTGA